From Leptotrichia wadei, one genomic window encodes:
- a CDS encoding lysozyme inhibitor, whose translation MKISKKLTIMLFGILLIGCVLNGAVKRKNPVINDKRREVVFKKFNCKKKIYTVNYITDETVQLLDMKTYKKWQLNRVESSNGEKYSDENVKIHIKGNHMTLKQNGRNTSCLLVK comes from the coding sequence ATGAAAATATCAAAAAAATTAACAATAATGTTATTTGGGATATTATTAATAGGATGTGTTTTAAATGGAGCTGTTAAAAGAAAAAATCCTGTTATAAATGATAAACGCAGGGAAGTTGTATTTAAAAAATTTAACTGCAAAAAAAAAATATATACTGTAAATTATATTACAGATGAAACAGTTCAGCTTTTGGATATGAAAACATATAAAAAATGGCAGTTGAATAGGGTTGAATCTTCAAATGGAGAAAAATATAGCGATGAAAATGTCAAAATCCATATAAAGGGAAATCACATGACGCTTAAACAAAATGGAAGAAATACTTCTTGTCTTTTAGTCAAGTAA